Genomic DNA from Prevotella intermedia ATCC 25611 = DSM 20706:
ACGAGTTGGCTTCTAACTTGCGCGACGAATTGAATCGACGCAAGGAAAATAAAGATGAAACGGTGTAATGGGTAAGAAATGAAAGAAGCACGTTACTTTTATGTTCCTAATGCAGCTGACAATAACGAATTGCCAACTGAAGAAGCTACGCATGCTGTGCGTGTTTTACGACTGAAAAGTGGCGACGATATTTTCTTAATGGATGGCGAAGGAACGTTTTATCAAGCTGTTGTTACATTGGCAAATCAAAAGCATTGCCTTTACGAAATAAAGCAATCGTTGCCTCAAGATAAAACGTGGAAAGGATATTTACACCTTGCTATTGCTCCCACAAAGGATATAGGGCGTATTGAGTGGTTGGTGGAAAAAGCCACAGAAATAGGTTTTGATGAGATTTCTTTTTTGAATTGTCGCTTCTCTGAACGCAAAGTATTGCGTACAGACCGCATAGAACGTATTGTTGTATCGGCAATGAAGCAAAGTCGGAAGGGGTGGAAACCTGTTGTAAACGAAATGGTTACATTCGAAGAGTTTATGTGTAGAGAGATAAAAGGAGCGAAATTTATCTGTCATTGCTACAATGAAATAGAGAAAGCCGACTTCTTTACAGAATTGAATAGTTCGGATTGTGCCAATGATATAACTGTTTTGGTTGGACCTGAAGGAGATTTTTCTATTGATGAAGTTCGCCAAGCTATCAACAACAACTATCAAAGCGTAACATTAGGAAATAGTCGTTTGCGCACAGAAACAGCGGGATTGTCTGCTGTAATGATGGCTAATTTGGCACATCGGATTTAGTTTTTCTTGTTACAACTTGTTTTTTAACACGGTTGTAACGATGTTTTGGTGAATTTTAGTTATATTTGCACCATAATTATAATATAACGTTATTAAATCTTAACATCAATTTATTATGCAGAAAAGATTGCTTTTCCTTGTTGTAATGCTGTTTGCTTTGACTTCTTCGGTTATGGCACAGATTACTACATCAGGCATTAGCGGTAAGGTTACGTCAGATGGCGAGGAAGTCATCGGTGCTACAGTTACTGCTACCCACCAACCTTCTGGAACTGTCTATCGGGCTTTGACCAATTTGGACGGACGTTTTACCATTCAAGGTATGCGTGTTGGTGGACCTTATAAAGTAGAAATTGCCTATATTGGCCAACAAACAAAAACATTTAGAAATGTAACGCTTCGCTTGGGTGAAGTGGAAGATTTATCATGCAAGCTGCAGACAGACTCAAAAGAGTTGCAGGAGGTTGTTGTGGTAGCTAAAGCAGGAATCAATGGAACAAAGACAGGTGCTGCGCAGAGCCTTAGTGCTAAGCAAATAGCAGAGATGCCAAGTATCACACATGGTATTGCTGATGTGGCAAGATTAAATCCTCAGCTAACAACATCAAGCAATGGCGCAATGTCGTTTGCAGGAACAAACAACCGTTACAATTCGTTTATGATTGACGGTGCAATGAATAATGACGTATTTGGTCTTACTGCCGATGGCTCTAATGGCGGACAGGCAGGTACGCAGCCAGTTTCTATGGAAACCATTGAGCAAATTCAAATCAATGTAGCACCATTCGACGTTCGTCAGAGTGGTTTTACAGGAGGTGCAATCAATGCTATAACAAAGTCGGGAACTAACAAGTTCCACGGAAGTGTGTATGGATTTGGCAATAATCAGAACCTTATCGGCCGCCATTATCCTTATTCTGACGGAACAGGTTATGCACCGAAATATCAGAAACAGCAACAATACCAATGGGGTGTAACGCTTGGTGGTCCTATTATCAAGGATAAACTATTCTTCTTCGTGAACTTTGAAGACGCCAATAAAGAATATCCAAATATCAATGGTTACGGGCAGACTGGCTCACGTATCCTTAAAGAAGAGGCTGACGGTGTACTTGCAAAGGTTAAGGAAATGGCTGCAAAGCAAGGATACGACTATACAGGTGCATTCGGTAACCCTGATATTTATACCAAGAGCAAAAAGTTTGGTGCAAAGATAGACTGGAATATCAACGACTTTAATAAGTTCTCATTCCGTTGGAGTTTGGTAGATGCAAAACAATTAAACAATGTCAGTGGTGCTTCATCGTTGAACGATAATCATTATTATTATCCATTTGAAAGCAAAACAAACTCTTTCACAGCTGAATTGCAAAGCCGTTTGTCGCCTGTATTGAGCAACGAAGCACGTGCAAGTTACGTACGAGTGCGTGACCAGCGTGCTGTGGCATCGGCTTTCCCAATGATTTCTCTTCAAGTAACAGGTGGTACGCTCAATATCGGTAACGAACGTTCATCTATGGCAAACCAACTCGACCAAGATATTTACACTGTTGAAGACAACTTTACTTGGTACAACGGCAGTCATACATTTACTTTTGGTACACACAACGAGTTTTATAGGTTTGCAAATCTTTTCATTCAGGATGCAAACGGTACTTACAACTTTGCTGACTTAGCACATTTCAATAAGTACTACGAAGACTTTATGGCGGACAAACTCGACCCTAACTATGCTTATTTCAAGCAATACCGCTTCGGAATGGCTAATACCGACGTAACGGGCGACCCACGTTGGAAGGCTCCATTCTCTGCAGGACAGTTAGGTTTCTACGTTCAAGATAAGTGGAATGCTACTCCTTCTTTCCAACTTACATACGGTTTACGTATGGAAATACCTCTTTTCTTCGATACTCCTACTGCTAATACAGGGTTCAACGAATATGCTGCACAGCGTGGCTGGGGTGTTCGCACAGACCATAAGTTGTCAAGTTCTCCTTTGTGGAGTCCACGTGTAGGTTTCCGTTGGGATATCAATGATGACCGTCAGTTCATTCTTCGTGGTGGTGTAGGTGTCTTCACAGGACGTATTCCATACGTTTGGATTAGCAACAACTTCACTAACACAGGTATTCAGATGTCTAAATACAGTGTTTATAATCCAAAAGGACTTAATCTAATCTTCGACCCTAACAAGCAATTGGAGAATGCTGAAAAGTTGAAAGTGTCAGCTGGAAGTCAGGAAGTAGATATTTTCTCTGATAACTTCAAGTTTGCCCAAACACTTAAATTCAATCTTGGTTTTGACTTTAAAGCATTGGGAATAGATTGGACAGCAGAGGCTATCTACTCAAAGACATTGAACGACATCTATTATAAGAATCTTGCAATTGAAGCAACGGGCAAAACCTTTGGTCAAGAAACTGGTTATACGTGGGACAACCGTCCAATGTTTACACAGACTACAAAGGGCACTCCATACGCATACGTGTACGGATTGTATAACACCAACAAGGGTTATACCGTAAACTTATCGCTGAAAGGTGAGAAGCATTTCGACTTTGGACTTGATTTGATGGCAAGTTATACATGGACACGTTCTATGAGTGTGAACAGTGGAACTTCTTCTGTGGCAGGTAGTAACTGGATGTTTAATACTACCTATAGAAATCCTAACGACCCAGAACTCGGCTTCAGTGCATATAATGTTCCTCATCGTGTTCAGGCAAGTGCTTACTATCGTTTAGGTTACGGTGCAAGCAAGCAGTGGCAAACCACTATCGGTCTGATTTATCAAGGACGTAGCGGCTCTCCATACGTTATTGAAATGTATGGCGATATGAATGGCGATGGTGCTCGTGGCAACGACCTTATGTTTATTCCTACCGATGCACAAATCGACCAAATGCGCTTTGCACCAACTACCGTAAACAACAGCAATAACACTTATCCGTTGATAACAAAGGTATTGGGTGCAGGATATAAGGGTAATCTTTCCGAAGAACAGCAACGTGCTTTGTTGAAACAATGGATTGCCGACGACTCTTATATGAGCAAGCACCGTGGCGAATACTTCAAGCGTTATGCCGATAATCTTGCTTTCGAGCATCATTTTGATGTTCACTTGGCACAGAAGTATAGCTTTAAAGTAGGTGGACAAGTTAATTCTTTGGAGTTAAGCTTCGATATTATCAATGTCGGAAACTTGCTCAACAAGGATTGGGGACACACCTATGGCGATGGATTCGGCCGCTACTTTAGCCCATTTAACTATGAAGGCGATGGCTTGTTCAAGTTCGATGGTACACACGTAAATCGCGATTACGACAGCTACAATAGCCGTTGGCGTGGTCAGATAGGTTTGCGTTACACATTCTAATTTTCTGAATAATAAGCAAAAAGATTAAGTGGATACTCTGTTTCTAAGGAGTGTCCACTTATTTTATATATGATAATTCTTCTTTAAATACAGTTTTCAAGATTGTAGGATAGTGTCAAAGCCCATGTTTCTCCACTTTATAAAAGATAGAAGATACTTTATTTAATCTCTAAATAGAATGCAAAGAATTTCTATCTTGTCGTTGGAGTTTAGGGAAATATTTGTTATTTTTGTGCAAACTTTAAAATATCATTATGGTAATAGATTTTGAGAAAATAGCAGAGGAACATATACAAGGTTTCAAAGGGGGAGAAGGAAAGTTGGACACCCGTAACTATGTAGATGATAAAGCTCGAATAATGTATTCGACGCTTCGCCCAGGTGCACGAAGTGGAGAGCATGCCCACAGCGGCTCGTTTGAAGTAATGTATGTTATCAGTGGAGAACTAACTGTGCACTACGATGGAGTGGAAGAAGTTGTTAGGGTAGGGCAGGTGCATTATTGTCCTGACGGGCATAAACACTGGTTCGAGAATAAGACCGACCACGATGTGGTATATTTTGCCATTGTTCCTACATTAGGCTAAGATAGAAGTTTGTTTATCTGAAATATAAAAGCGAGAAATCGACCGTAGTTGATTTCTCGCTTTATTCTTATGTATGTCTTTTATTTTCCTTCCATTACGCCTTCTATATATAAGCGTGTCATTTCTGTTTTGGCATTCGACTTTATTGTAATGCTCTTTTTAAAATGTCCAGGGAATTTGCCTTGTCCGTTGTAAGTAATTTCTACTGAGCCTTTCTGCCCAGGAGCAATAGGGCGTTTGTCGTATTTGGGTACTGTACAACCGCAACTTGCTACTACTTGATTGATAACCAAAGGAGCATTACCTACATTGGTAAAGGTATAGACAGCCTTTTTAACTGGTGCACTTTCTGGGAAAGTACCAACATTAATCGTTATTTGGTCAAACTTAATTTCTGCTTGATTTTGTGCAGATGCCATTGTGATACCAATGAACATCAACAATGCTACCATTAAAAACTTTTTCATACTTTATCTTTTTGGTTTTTATTGTAGATGCAAAAATAGCGATAAAGTTTATTCTTTCTTTCTAAATTCACTTAAATTAACAGCTTTTTACTGTTACTTAACGCAACTTGGTGTTTCGTATGCTAACAAATATAAAATAGAATGCTTCATTGAGGAGTATTCATCTTTGTTGGATAAGTAAATAATTACTTCTTTATACCTTGCATCAAACTAAGTATCCATCTATCCATTACAGTCTTTCTGTTTGTGTTTATCTATCCCGTAAGCTTATAAAAGACGGGGATATTGAGTTTGTTAATGAGGAGAAAAGCTGTATAGGTAAATCTGAAAAAGTCATTAAAATTCTTCTTTGCTGAATTATTTACACGTAAAGAAATATTTATTTACGTGTAAGAAAATATTTACATACGTGTAAAGAAGAAATTATTTACATGTAAATAATTTGGCAACTTTTTGCTAAAGCGACTGCAAATCATCGACAAAGGCAAGGGAAAGGATAAGAAAAACGCTGCCAAACCTCATTGTTATATAGGTTTGGCAGCGTTGAAAGTACGTATATATAACCGATATACTGAAAATGAAAAGAGGATATGCCAGCATAGAAGTTTCTGACATACCCTCTTTTATATTTAGTTTTTCTACTTCGCTACTTTTTCAAGTTTGCCCATTACTGCAAACATGAAGATAGCAGAAAGGATACAAAGCACGATGAATACGCTCCATACAACTGTCAATGGAAGGTCGCCCCAAAGGAAACCACCAACACTAACGAGGAGGTTACCTAAGGCTGTTGCTACGAACCAGCCACCCATCATTGCACCCTTGTACTTTGGAGGAGCAACCTTTGATACGAATGAGATACCCATAGGGCTGAGCAACAACTCACCGAAGGTAAGAACAAGGTAAGTACCAATGAGCCAGTTTGGAGATGCAAATGTCTTTGCACCTTCTGCAGCTGCCTTCTGTGCATCAGGAGAGTTGAGTCCCATAGAAGCGAGCAACATCACCAAGAAACCGCAACCGGCAATCAACATACCGTAAGCTATCTTGCGAGGAGCTGTTGGCTCTTTACCCTTGCGAGCAAGCGCACCGAAGATAGCCATGCTGACAGGTGTGAGGGCTACAACATAGAATGGGTTGAACTGCTGGAAGATAGGAGCACTAACAGATACACTGCCTTCCACAACACTGTACTTATAGACTATTACAGCCAATGCAGCAAGCATAACGAGTGCTGAAATTCCTTTAGCTTTGCCTGTCTTAGCACCGAAGAATGAAAATCCTGCATAAACAATGACAATCACCATAAAAAGGTTAATCACATCGAATACCATACTTTGAGCACCTTCTGCTGTAGGTTGTACAAACTCGTCGGCAAAGTAAGTAAGCGTAAGACCGTTCTGGTGGAATGCCATCCAGAAGAAGATAACTACGGCAAATACAAGGCAAAGTGCAATGATGCGCTCTTTTGTTTCTGCTGGAGAAAGCTCTTCTGCTTCAGATGCAGCACCTGATTTTTCGTCTTTTTTCTTTGTATTGCCTTCCAAATGCTTAAATCCTGGGCGGAAAGTATAGTAGATAGCAATAGAAAGAATTAGCGAAACACAAGCTACGGCAAATGCCAAGTGGTAAGCTGCGTTAGGATCCATGTGCAATGAAGTAATACCCCAATCGTGAATTTTCACGGCAGCTGTTGGAGCGAACAACGCACCAATGTTGATAGCCATGTAGAAGATAGAGAAGCCAGAGTCGCGTTTGCTTTCCATTCCAGGAGCATCGTAAAGGTTACCTACCATTACTTGTAGGTTTCCTTTGAATAGACCCGTACCCAGCGAAATTAACAGTAGGGCTGCAAGCATGCTTGAAAAAGCAACTGTGCCAGTTCCCAATGGGATTGCCAAACAGAGATATCCAATGAACATAATCATGATACCTGTAGTAACCATCTTTCCGTAACCGAACTTGTCTGCCATGATACCACCAACAAGTGGCAAGAAGTAGACTAATCCGAGGAAAGTACTGTAAATAGCCCCTGCGGCACCTGGGTCGAGACCAAAGTTTCCTCTGAGGAAAAGGGCAAAAACTGCAATCATGGTGTAGTAACCAAATCGCTCTCCTGTGTTGGCTAATGCCAATGCATAAAGACTTTTAGGTTGTCCTTCGAACATAATTTTAAACTTTTAATTTTGTTATTAATTGATTTTATCTATTGTTTTTACTTTTTGTTATATCGAATAGGTAAGTTGCTTTGACAAGTATATTGCTGTTATTGGATTTCCCGAAGAAATCTTGTTTTGTATTGCCGTATATATTGCCCAAACCGTAGTAATAGCGTGCCTCTATAAGGAAATGTCCTAAGTGGCGAATGCTCCATTCTGCACCTAAACCTGCTGCAATGCCATAGTCGAACTTCTTTTCTACAGGCATAGATTCTTGTTCTACAATGGTATTGCTTCTTCCGCTGCCGTCTTTCGATAGGTTTGGCGTTTCGTAGTTCTTAGCTGTTGTTTCGTTCAGTAAGATGCCAATCTGTGGTCCTGCCTGAACAAAGAAATTGAAACCGCTTTGTTCTCGTCCCCATGCTAAATGTGCAAAAACGGGTATTTGAAGATAGTTTAAGGTGCGTGAGTATTCCTCTGCTGTGCCATTGGCATTGATAACAGGCTCATCTTTCGATGTCCGTATGTTTTGTTTCCACCCCATTGAAGCATAGTTTACTTCTCCATAAATAGAGCAGATGGTGTTGAAATACTTTTCGCACACATATTTAACGCTTAATCCTGCAGTAATTCCACCGTGCATAGATTGCGATACTTTGGGGTCGAAACCTACATTTGAAAGCACATAGCCAGCGTTGCCACCTATCGAAAGGTCGCTGCGATGGTCTCCTACCTGTGCGTATGCACACAGTGGGAGTATCATTAACAGTGCTGTAAGTATCTTTTTATGCATGTTTTATAGTATCTGTTTTCTTCACCTGTTAGGTTATTGGGGAATTAGTAGACTAAGTTTTCCATTGTCTGGTCAACTTTGAAGTGTACCAATTGGAAATGATTATTGATATATCCGCCCTCTCCTATACGTTCAAAGTTGTATCTTGTTTGTAGTGGAGCGTAGCCCACTTCTGCACTCGTGCCTTTAAAGTTCTTGCCTTTATTCCTAATTCCTCTGATGAAGAATTGTGCTTGGTCGTATCCTATTATTGCGAAGCGTGGTATATAGGTGTTTTTCATTGGTTCACCATATTTTTTTATGTATAGTTTTTCCAATGCTTCTGTTTTCTTTGCCACCTTATTATAATAATAGGTAGATGGGATATACACTCCGTATTTAAAGTAATTGGACAGGTTGTAGTCCTGATACATAAACCATTCGTTATAACCGTATATTGAAATAGCTATGCCAGGATTTGTTCTTTTGAGCGAATCCAATTTTGTAAATACTTTATTTAAGTAAGGACTCTTTTCGGAGTTGATAACTATCACATTAGGTTGTGAAGGGCTAAACTGCTTCACAAAATTTATTTGCGGTGTGTTTATGCTTGTTACATTGTAGCGAATGTTTGCAAGTTCGAGTTGTTTTCTCAATCCACTTGTAAAGCTGCCAACTTGACTACTTT
This window encodes:
- a CDS encoding peptide MFS transporter, with amino-acid sequence MFEGQPKSLYALALANTGERFGYYTMIAVFALFLRGNFGLDPGAAGAIYSTFLGLVYFLPLVGGIMADKFGYGKMVTTGIMIMFIGYLCLAIPLGTGTVAFSSMLAALLLISLGTGLFKGNLQVMVGNLYDAPGMESKRDSGFSIFYMAINIGALFAPTAAVKIHDWGITSLHMDPNAAYHLAFAVACVSLILSIAIYYTFRPGFKHLEGNTKKKDEKSGAASEAEELSPAETKERIIALCLVFAVVIFFWMAFHQNGLTLTYFADEFVQPTAEGAQSMVFDVINLFMVIVIVYAGFSFFGAKTGKAKGISALVMLAALAVIVYKYSVVEGSVSVSAPIFQQFNPFYVVALTPVSMAIFGALARKGKEPTAPRKIAYGMLIAGCGFLVMLLASMGLNSPDAQKAAAEGAKTFASPNWLIGTYLVLTFGELLLSPMGISFVSKVAPPKYKGAMMGGWFVATALGNLLVSVGGFLWGDLPLTVVWSVFIVLCILSAIFMFAVMGKLEKVAK
- a CDS encoding cupin domain-containing protein, with amino-acid sequence MVIDFEKIAEEHIQGFKGGEGKLDTRNYVDDKARIMYSTLRPGARSGEHAHSGSFEVMYVISGELTVHYDGVEEVVRVGQVHYCPDGHKHWFENKTDHDVVYFAIVPTLG
- a CDS encoding porin family protein → MHKKILTALLMILPLCAYAQVGDHRSDLSIGGNAGYVLSNVGFDPKVSQSMHGGITAGLSVKYVCEKYFNTICSIYGEVNYASMGWKQNIRTSKDEPVINANGTAEEYSRTLNYLQIPVFAHLAWGREQSGFNFFVQAGPQIGILLNETTAKNYETPNLSKDGSGRSNTIVEQESMPVEKKFDYGIAAGLGAEWSIRHLGHFLIEARYYYGLGNIYGNTKQDFFGKSNNSNILVKATYLFDITKSKNNR
- a CDS encoding carboxypeptidase regulatory-like domain-containing protein — translated: MQKRLLFLVVMLFALTSSVMAQITTSGISGKVTSDGEEVIGATVTATHQPSGTVYRALTNLDGRFTIQGMRVGGPYKVEIAYIGQQTKTFRNVTLRLGEVEDLSCKLQTDSKELQEVVVVAKAGINGTKTGAAQSLSAKQIAEMPSITHGIADVARLNPQLTTSSNGAMSFAGTNNRYNSFMIDGAMNNDVFGLTADGSNGGQAGTQPVSMETIEQIQINVAPFDVRQSGFTGGAINAITKSGTNKFHGSVYGFGNNQNLIGRHYPYSDGTGYAPKYQKQQQYQWGVTLGGPIIKDKLFFFVNFEDANKEYPNINGYGQTGSRILKEEADGVLAKVKEMAAKQGYDYTGAFGNPDIYTKSKKFGAKIDWNINDFNKFSFRWSLVDAKQLNNVSGASSLNDNHYYYPFESKTNSFTAELQSRLSPVLSNEARASYVRVRDQRAVASAFPMISLQVTGGTLNIGNERSSMANQLDQDIYTVEDNFTWYNGSHTFTFGTHNEFYRFANLFIQDANGTYNFADLAHFNKYYEDFMADKLDPNYAYFKQYRFGMANTDVTGDPRWKAPFSAGQLGFYVQDKWNATPSFQLTYGLRMEIPLFFDTPTANTGFNEYAAQRGWGVRTDHKLSSSPLWSPRVGFRWDINDDRQFILRGGVGVFTGRIPYVWISNNFTNTGIQMSKYSVYNPKGLNLIFDPNKQLENAEKLKVSAGSQEVDIFSDNFKFAQTLKFNLGFDFKALGIDWTAEAIYSKTLNDIYYKNLAIEATGKTFGQETGYTWDNRPMFTQTTKGTPYAYVYGLYNTNKGYTVNLSLKGEKHFDFGLDLMASYTWTRSMSVNSGTSSVAGSNWMFNTTYRNPNDPELGFSAYNVPHRVQASAYYRLGYGASKQWQTTIGLIYQGRSGSPYVIEMYGDMNGDGARGNDLMFIPTDAQIDQMRFAPTTVNNSNNTYPLITKVLGAGYKGNLSEEQQRALLKQWIADDSYMSKHRGEYFKRYADNLAFEHHFDVHLAQKYSFKVGGQVNSLELSFDIINVGNLLNKDWGHTYGDGFGRYFSPFNYEGDGLFKFDGTHVNRDYDSYNSRWRGQIGLRYTF
- a CDS encoding DUF1573 domain-containing protein, translated to MKKFLMVALLMFIGITMASAQNQAEIKFDQITINVGTFPESAPVKKAVYTFTNVGNAPLVINQVVASCGCTVPKYDKRPIAPGQKGSVEITYNGQGKFPGHFKKSITIKSNAKTEMTRLYIEGVMEGK
- a CDS encoding 16S rRNA (uracil(1498)-N(3))-methyltransferase, whose protein sequence is MKEARYFYVPNAADNNELPTEEATHAVRVLRLKSGDDIFLMDGEGTFYQAVVTLANQKHCLYEIKQSLPQDKTWKGYLHLAIAPTKDIGRIEWLVEKATEIGFDEISFLNCRFSERKVLRTDRIERIVVSAMKQSRKGWKPVVNEMVTFEEFMCREIKGAKFICHCYNEIEKADFFTELNSSDCANDITVLVGPEGDFSIDEVRQAINNNYQSVTLGNSRLRTETAGLSAVMMANLAHRI